Proteins from a genomic interval of Roseofilum capinflatum BLCC-M114:
- the hemB gene encoding porphobilinogen synthase — protein MLTQSSQTASDETFANAANVTSPSSESAADSSISQVHRPRRLRRTDALRRMVRETVLTVDDLIYPLFVMEGEGEQEEVPSMPGCFRYSLDLLLDEVKAAHELGIGAIALFPLIPHPQKDNVGSESYNPDGLIPRAIRAIKQAVPQMLVMTDVALDPYSSEGHDGIVKDGQILNDETVTVLVKQALMQAEAGADFVAPSDMMDGRVGAIRQALDAEGWINVGILAYSAKYASAYYGPFRDALDSAPKFGDKKTYQMDAANAREALKEVELDIAEGADIVMVKPALAYLDVIRRIKQHTNLPVAAYNVSGEYSMIKAAAQQGWIDEQKVMLETLTSMKRAGADLILTYFAKAVALALQT, from the coding sequence ATGCTGACTCAATCAAGCCAGACTGCTTCTGACGAGACATTTGCTAATGCTGCAAATGTCACTAGCCCTTCTAGTGAATCTGCTGCTGATTCGTCCATTTCTCAAGTCCACCGTCCCCGTCGTCTGCGTCGCACGGATGCGCTGCGGCGGATGGTGCGGGAAACCGTGCTGACGGTAGATGACCTGATTTATCCCCTGTTTGTGATGGAGGGGGAGGGAGAGCAGGAAGAAGTGCCTTCGATGCCGGGTTGTTTCCGCTATTCCCTGGATTTGCTGCTAGATGAAGTGAAAGCGGCTCACGAGCTGGGGATTGGGGCGATCGCTCTCTTCCCCCTCATTCCCCATCCCCAAAAAGACAACGTTGGAAGCGAAAGCTACAATCCTGATGGCTTAATTCCCCGTGCGATCCGCGCCATCAAGCAGGCAGTTCCCCAAATGCTGGTGATGACTGATGTGGCCCTCGATCCCTACAGCAGTGAGGGCCATGATGGCATTGTCAAAGATGGGCAGATTCTCAACGATGAAACCGTTACCGTGCTGGTCAAACAAGCTCTGATGCAAGCGGAAGCTGGAGCCGATTTTGTGGCTCCATCGGACATGATGGATGGGCGAGTCGGAGCCATTCGCCAGGCACTCGATGCAGAAGGCTGGATCAACGTGGGGATTCTCGCCTATTCCGCCAAATATGCCTCCGCTTACTATGGGCCATTTCGGGATGCCCTAGATTCAGCCCCCAAGTTTGGCGACAAGAAAACTTATCAAATGGATGCAGCAAATGCCAGAGAAGCCCTGAAGGAAGTGGAGCTAGACATTGCAGAAGGGGCAGACATAGTAATGGTGAAACCCGCTTTGGCCTATCTGGATGTGATTCGTCGTATTAAGCAACACACGAATCTCCCCGTTGCTGCTTACAATGTCAGTGGGGAATACTCCATGATCAAAGCGGCAGCGCAGCAGGGTTGGATTGATGAACAAAAAGTGATGCTAGAAACCCTAACCAGCATGAAACGGGCAGGTGCTGATCTGATTTTGACTTATTTCGCTAAAGCTGTTGCCCTGGCGTTGCAGACTT